From a single Bradyrhizobium sediminis genomic region:
- a CDS encoding AI-2E family transporter: protein MPISRSLTRQAISNIALALGLALGAVLCYLLAVPFLAAIVWSVTLAILFSPLDARIGKKIRFPGLSAAATLAITAIIVVAPAILVAGTLINEAVRSTPVINGLIDAHGWTRAMEAHPRLAPVLQWISERLDIPDLVKALASWLAGWSGSVVSASFSGVVSLFLTFYLLFYLLRDRSEAVAVIQQNLPLSESEFARVADRVVDTIFATVLGTAAVAALQGGLGGAMFWWLGLPAPVFWGVLMGMLAVVPFLGAFVIWAPTAAFLALSGNYSSAIILAVWGTIVVGLVDNVVYPILVGNKLKMHTVLSFIAVVGGLMLLGAPGVVLGPLIIAISLTLIEIWRQRAADRVEAA, encoded by the coding sequence ATGCCCATAAGCCGTTCGCTCACCCGCCAAGCCATTTCGAATATCGCGCTGGCGCTGGGCCTCGCGCTCGGTGCCGTGCTTTGCTATCTGCTCGCGGTCCCGTTTCTTGCCGCGATTGTCTGGTCGGTAACGCTTGCGATCCTGTTTTCGCCGCTCGACGCGAGAATCGGAAAGAAAATCAGATTTCCCGGTCTGTCCGCGGCCGCGACGCTCGCCATCACGGCGATCATCGTCGTAGCTCCGGCCATTCTCGTCGCCGGTACCCTGATCAACGAGGCGGTGCGCAGCACGCCCGTCATCAACGGCTTGATAGATGCGCACGGCTGGACGCGGGCGATGGAGGCTCATCCACGGCTCGCGCCGGTGCTGCAATGGATCAGCGAGCGGCTCGACATTCCCGATCTGGTCAAGGCGCTGGCTTCTTGGCTCGCGGGCTGGAGCGGATCGGTGGTGAGCGCCTCGTTTTCCGGCGTGGTCAGCCTGTTCCTGACTTTTTACTTGCTGTTCTATCTGCTGCGCGACAGGTCGGAAGCCGTCGCGGTCATCCAGCAGAATTTGCCCTTGTCGGAAAGCGAGTTCGCACGAGTGGCCGACCGGGTCGTCGACACCATCTTCGCCACGGTGCTGGGGACGGCGGCCGTGGCCGCGCTGCAGGGCGGGCTCGGTGGCGCGATGTTCTGGTGGCTGGGATTGCCGGCGCCGGTGTTCTGGGGCGTGCTGATGGGAATGCTCGCCGTCGTTCCATTCCTCGGGGCGTTTGTGATCTGGGCGCCGACGGCGGCATTCCTCGCGCTCAGCGGCAACTACTCCTCCGCCATCATTCTGGCGGTCTGGGGCACCATTGTCGTCGGCCTGGTCGACAATGTCGTCTACCCGATACTGGTCGGCAACAAGCTCAAGATGCACACCGTGCTTTCGTTCATCGCCGTGGTCGGCGGCCTGATGCTGCTGGGCGCGCCCGGCGTCGTACTGGGCCCTCTCATCATCGCCATCTCCCTGACGTTGATCGAGATCTGGCGGCAGCGCGCCGCGGACCGGGTCGAGGCGGCTTAG
- a CDS encoding flavin-containing monooxygenase: MTEETKSHYEVIVIGAGVAGIYQIKRLADLGVDALVLDAASDLGGTWYWNRYPGARFDSESYTYGYSFSREVLNEWHWKERFSSQPENLRYLNFVADKFGLRKYMQFNCKVEAAHFDEARDLWRLRINDGRELTCRFVIMAVGLLSAPTLPRIEGMDRFKGRSFHTFYWPHQPVEMAGKKVAIIGTGATAIQIIGEIADKVGELTVFQRRPNWSAPLNNSPISDAEMADIRSRYDEIWATCARTPGGFEHEPDRRGFYEVTREERLKLWDRLYDEPGFGIWLSNFREIFTDEAANAEFSAYIADRIRRRVRDPVVAEKLIPRDHGFGVQRVPLETNYFEAYNRSNVHLVDISETPIERITETGLRTSARDYDFDIIVYSTGFDAITGAFDHIDISGVGGEKLFDKWKDGPSTFLGMLVHGFPNLLMPTGPQSGSASTNFPRGIETGVNWCTALLQHMWDRGYARADATAAAEARWTAHVTKMYSIMLMRKAKSWFTGYNSNVPGHEQGKVRYFVYNGGAPKYVAAISEVAAMGYEGIVLTPEARSAARPLAASVDAKAG, encoded by the coding sequence ATGACCGAGGAAACCAAGTCACACTACGAGGTCATCGTCATTGGCGCGGGTGTGGCTGGGATCTATCAGATCAAGCGTCTCGCCGACCTCGGGGTGGATGCCTTGGTGCTCGATGCGGCCTCCGACCTCGGCGGCACCTGGTACTGGAACCGCTACCCGGGCGCCCGGTTCGACTCGGAAAGCTACACCTACGGCTATTCGTTCTCCAGGGAAGTGCTCAACGAGTGGCACTGGAAGGAACGGTTTTCGAGCCAGCCGGAGAACCTGCGCTATCTCAACTTCGTTGCCGACAAGTTCGGCTTGCGCAAATACATGCAGTTCAACTGCAAGGTTGAGGCGGCGCATTTCGACGAGGCGCGCGACCTGTGGCGACTCCGGATCAATGACGGCCGCGAACTGACCTGCCGCTTCGTCATCATGGCAGTCGGGCTGCTCTCGGCGCCGACGCTGCCGCGGATCGAGGGCATGGACCGCTTCAAGGGCCGCTCGTTCCACACCTTCTACTGGCCGCACCAGCCGGTCGAGATGGCCGGCAAGAAGGTCGCCATCATCGGCACCGGCGCCACCGCCATCCAGATCATCGGCGAGATCGCCGACAAGGTCGGCGAACTGACGGTGTTTCAGCGCCGGCCCAACTGGAGCGCGCCGCTCAACAACTCGCCGATTTCGGATGCGGAGATGGCCGACATCCGCTCGCGCTACGACGAAATCTGGGCGACCTGCGCCCGCACCCCCGGCGGCTTCGAGCATGAGCCCGATCGCCGCGGTTTCTACGAGGTGACGCGCGAGGAACGGCTGAAGCTGTGGGACCGGCTCTACGACGAGCCCGGTTTCGGAATCTGGCTGAGCAATTTCCGCGAGATCTTTACCGACGAGGCGGCCAATGCGGAGTTCTCCGCCTACATCGCCGACCGCATCCGCCGCCGCGTCAGGGATCCCGTGGTCGCGGAGAAGCTGATCCCCAGGGATCACGGCTTCGGCGTGCAGCGGGTGCCGCTGGAGACCAATTATTTCGAGGCCTATAACCGCAGCAACGTGCACCTCGTCGATATCAGCGAGACGCCGATCGAGCGGATCACCGAGACCGGCCTGCGCACCAGCGCGCGCGACTACGACTTCGACATCATCGTCTATTCCACCGGCTTCGACGCCATCACCGGCGCGTTCGACCACATCGACATCAGCGGGGTCGGCGGCGAGAAATTGTTCGACAAATGGAAGGACGGCCCGTCGACCTTTCTCGGCATGCTGGTGCACGGCTTCCCGAACCTGCTGATGCCGACCGGGCCGCAGAGCGGCTCGGCGTCGACGAACTTTCCGCGCGGCATCGAAACCGGCGTCAACTGGTGCACCGCTCTGCTCCAGCACATGTGGGACCGCGGCTATGCGCGCGCCGACGCGACGGCCGCGGCCGAGGCGCGCTGGACCGCCCACGTCACCAAGATGTATTCGATCATGCTGATGCGAAAGGCCAAGTCCTGGTTCACCGGCTACAACTCCAACGTCCCCGGCCACGAACAGGGCAAGGTCCGCTACTTCGTCTACAATGGCGGCGCGCCGAAATACGTCGCCGCCATCAGCGAGGTCGCCGCCATGGGCTATGAGGGGATCGTCCTCACCCCGGAGGCGCGGTCCGCGGCGAGGCCGCTGGCCGCGAGCGTCGATGCCAAGGCGGGCTAG
- a CDS encoding gamma-glutamyltransferase, with product MSDQFSNAQQIRKPAISSKGGIVAAQSRKAAEVGAAVLADGGDCVDAVIATTFALGVLEPWMSGVGGGGVMVLYRARDNRYEVIDYGMRAPNSLRPQDYPLTGEGAASDIFPWPRVKDDRNLHGPGSIAVPGVVAGMEEAHRRHARMPWQDLLAPAIDLAGQGLSVDWWTTLMIASTAADLRRYPASAAAYLKDGLPPNAQWGIKSTVRLPQDRLKATLSYLAAEGPRDFYQGDLARSIATDVQAAGGSLSAADLAAFRAYGREALAIPYRGGKVYATPELTCGPTLAHTLRLLQQNLKPGRDGPDAAAYAEYALALQSAYRERLQDMGDADGRRALGAEHLAPSCTTHFSIVDREGNMAAVTQTLLSTFGSKFVTPQSGITMNNGIMWFDPTPGQPNSLEPGKRCLTNYTPVLAEAADGRRLAVGASGGRRILPAVTQLLSFVMDYGMDLEAAIHTPRIDASEGAVVIGDVRLPAQVRETLRGRFDYEEARVQTFPMKFACPSVVLRNGETNSGATEIAQPWGDAVAEG from the coding sequence ATGAGCGACCAGTTCTCCAACGCCCAGCAGATCCGCAAACCCGCCATATCCTCCAAAGGCGGCATCGTCGCCGCGCAGTCGCGCAAGGCCGCCGAAGTCGGCGCCGCGGTGCTGGCTGATGGCGGCGACTGCGTCGACGCCGTGATCGCGACCACGTTTGCGCTCGGGGTGTTGGAGCCCTGGATGAGCGGCGTCGGCGGCGGAGGGGTGATGGTGCTCTACCGCGCCCGCGACAACCGCTACGAGGTGATCGACTACGGCATGCGCGCGCCGAACAGCCTTCGTCCCCAAGACTATCCGCTGACCGGCGAAGGTGCCGCTTCCGACATCTTCCCCTGGCCGCGGGTCAAGGATGATCGCAACCTGCACGGCCCCGGCTCGATCGCCGTGCCCGGCGTGGTCGCCGGCATGGAGGAGGCGCATCGCCGCCATGCCAGGATGCCGTGGCAGGACCTGCTGGCGCCCGCCATCGATCTCGCCGGCCAGGGCCTCTCGGTGGACTGGTGGACCACGTTGATGATTGCGAGCACCGCAGCGGACCTGCGCCGCTACCCGGCCAGCGCCGCCGCTTATCTCAAAGACGGCCTGCCGCCGAACGCGCAATGGGGCATCAAGTCGACGGTGCGGCTGCCGCAGGACCGGCTGAAAGCGACGCTGTCCTACCTCGCCGCCGAAGGCCCGCGCGATTTCTACCAGGGCGACCTCGCACGCAGCATCGCGACCGACGTGCAGGCCGCCGGCGGTTCGTTGTCGGCCGCAGACCTTGCCGCGTTCCGCGCCTACGGGCGCGAAGCGCTGGCCATTCCCTATCGCGGCGGCAAGGTCTACGCGACGCCGGAGCTTACCTGCGGCCCGACGCTGGCGCATACGCTGCGCCTGCTGCAGCAGAACCTGAAACCCGGGCGCGATGGGCCCGATGCTGCCGCCTACGCCGAATATGCGCTGGCGCTGCAATCGGCCTACCGCGAACGCCTGCAGGACATGGGCGACGCCGACGGCCGCCGCGCGCTCGGCGCCGAGCATCTGGCCCCCAGCTGCACCACGCATTTCTCGATCGTCGACCGCGAAGGCAACATGGCCGCGGTGACGCAAACCCTGCTGTCGACCTTCGGCTCGAAATTCGTGACGCCGCAGAGCGGCATCACCATGAACAACGGCATCATGTGGTTCGATCCGACGCCGGGCCAGCCGAACTCGCTGGAGCCGGGCAAGCGCTGCCTGACCAACTACACGCCGGTACTGGCAGAGGCCGCCGACGGCCGGCGGCTCGCGGTCGGCGCTTCGGGCGGACGGCGCATCCTGCCGGCGGTGACGCAATTGCTGTCGTTCGTGATGGACTACGGCATGGACCTGGAAGCCGCGATCCACACCCCGCGCATCGACGCCAGCGAAGGCGCGGTCGTGATCGGCGACGTCCGCCTGCCGGCGCAGGTGCGTGAAACCCTGCGCGGGCGTTTCGATTACGAGGAAGCCCGGGTGCAGACGTTCCCGATGAAGTTCGCCTGCCCGAGCGTGGTGCTGCGCAACGGCGAGACCAACTCAGGCGCGACCGAAATCGCGCAGCCCTGGGGCGATGCAGTGGCGGAGGGATAG
- a CDS encoding enoyl-CoA hydratase-related protein produces the protein MAGVKQTRDGAVGLLTLSEPASLNAMTPDLLGALAAAIAEMTADADVRALVLTGEGRGFCSGQNLKASEALGSDIAAGVMRFYWPAFRALRECRVPVVVAVNGVAAGGGFSLAMAGDMIVAARSASFIQVFSRIGLVPDLGSTWLLPRLIGRQRALELMLLNEPLSAERAHEWGLVRQVVDDANLLDEAVKLAQRLAAGPTRALVATRALLEESEHATYAAQFRREIETQAEIRRSEDALEGRQAFVEKRAARFSGR, from the coding sequence ATGGCCGGTGTGAAGCAGACGCGGGACGGCGCCGTCGGCCTCTTGACCCTGAGCGAGCCGGCGAGCCTGAATGCCATGACGCCCGATCTGCTCGGTGCCTTGGCTGCGGCCATCGCCGAGATGACCGCTGACGCTGATGTGCGGGCGCTGGTGCTGACCGGCGAGGGGCGCGGTTTCTGCTCGGGCCAGAATCTCAAGGCGTCGGAGGCGCTGGGCAGCGACATCGCCGCTGGCGTGATGCGTTTCTATTGGCCGGCGTTCCGGGCGCTGCGCGAATGCCGCGTGCCGGTCGTGGTCGCGGTCAACGGCGTTGCGGCCGGCGGCGGCTTCAGCCTGGCGATGGCAGGCGACATGATCGTGGCGGCGCGTTCGGCGAGCTTCATCCAGGTCTTCAGCCGCATCGGCCTCGTGCCCGATCTCGGCTCGACCTGGCTGCTGCCGCGCCTGATCGGCCGCCAGCGCGCGCTCGAACTGATGCTCTTGAACGAGCCGCTCTCCGCCGAGCGCGCCCATGAATGGGGCCTGGTGCGGCAGGTCGTCGACGACGCAAACCTGCTCGACGAGGCGGTCAAGCTGGCCCAGCGCCTCGCCGCCGGGCCGACCCGGGCGCTGGTCGCGACGCGCGCGCTGCTCGAGGAAAGCGAGCATGCGACTTACGCCGCACAGTTCCGCCGCGAAATCGAGACGCAGGCCGAAATTCGCCGCAGCGAGGATGCGCTGGAGGGCCGACAGGCGTTCGTGGAAAAGCGCGCGGCAAGGTTCAGCGGGCGGTAG
- a CDS encoding Fic family protein, whose protein sequence is MSWNWQRPDWPNFTYDSTALAPLERRFLLQSGEFIGAFKHIGADDQDTLKIELISDEAVKTSEIEGEILNRDSVQSSLRHQLGLGAERPGITPAERGIAKMMVDLYRSFADSLADKTMFDWHRMLLSGDTSIQVIGGYRTHAEAMQVVSGPIHEPTVHFEAPPSRRVPDEMKQFVTWFNDTAPGGKNPLSPLTRAGVTHLYFVCIHPFEDGNGRIGRALAEKSLAQNLGQPSLIALAYTIERKRNDYYASLERNNKETEITSWLKYFANTILEAQNNTIRRVDFYVAKAKFYEKHRGTINKRQEKVIARIFREGIDGFKGGLSAENYISITGTSRATATRDLQDLIEKGALTRTGELRHTRYQLNLAKPRELHGRA, encoded by the coding sequence ATGAGTTGGAACTGGCAAAGGCCGGATTGGCCAAATTTCACATATGATTCAACGGCTTTGGCGCCGCTGGAAAGGCGGTTCCTGCTCCAGTCCGGAGAGTTCATCGGCGCTTTCAAGCATATCGGGGCCGATGACCAGGATACCCTCAAAATCGAGCTCATCAGCGACGAGGCCGTAAAAACCTCCGAAATCGAGGGCGAAATCCTCAACCGCGACAGCGTTCAATCGTCGCTGCGCCATCAGCTTGGGTTGGGAGCAGAAAGGCCGGGCATAACACCGGCTGAACGCGGCATCGCGAAAATGATGGTCGATCTCTACCGCAGCTTTGCGGACTCACTTGCCGACAAGACGATGTTCGACTGGCACCGCATGTTGCTGAGCGGCGATACATCCATCCAGGTTATCGGCGGCTACCGGACGCACGCCGAAGCCATGCAGGTCGTCTCGGGCCCGATCCATGAACCCACGGTGCATTTCGAGGCTCCGCCGTCCAGACGTGTGCCGGACGAGATGAAGCAGTTCGTCACTTGGTTCAACGATACTGCGCCCGGAGGCAAGAATCCGTTGTCGCCGCTGACGCGCGCCGGCGTTACCCATCTGTACTTCGTGTGTATTCACCCGTTCGAAGACGGCAACGGCCGCATAGGCCGTGCCCTCGCGGAAAAATCCCTCGCGCAAAATCTTGGTCAGCCCAGCCTGATCGCGCTCGCCTATACGATTGAGCGGAAGCGTAACGATTACTACGCCTCCTTGGAGCGCAATAACAAAGAGACCGAGATCACCAGCTGGCTCAAATATTTTGCGAACACGATTCTGGAAGCCCAGAACAACACCATCAGGCGCGTGGATTTCTATGTCGCCAAGGCGAAGTTCTACGAGAAGCATCGCGGCACGATCAACAAGCGTCAGGAGAAAGTCATCGCCCGGATATTCCGCGAAGGCATCGACGGCTTCAAGGGCGGCTTGAGCGCAGAGAACTATATCAGCATAACCGGAACGTCCCGTGCCACGGCGACAAGAGATTTGCAGGACCTGATCGAGAAGGGCGCATTGACCAGGACCGGAGAGCTGCGTCACACCCGGTATCAGCTTAATTTGGCCAAGCCGCGTGAACTGCATGGGCGCGCGTAG
- a CDS encoding GNAT family N-acetyltransferase, with amino-acid sequence MPRASRNGGGEATAGRAGIRHLVLDGVNEVEIAYTFKRALWGQGLASEITKALMNLGLVQLKLPSLVGVVAVENTESRHVLERAEFILERSGIYITATRL; translated from the coding sequence GTGCCAAGGGCTTCCCGGAATGGCGGCGGCGAGGCCACCGCCGGGCGAGCGGGGATCCGACATCTCGTCCTCGATGGCGTAAACGAGGTCGAGATTGCCTACACGTTCAAGCGCGCACTTTGGGGCCAGGGATTGGCGAGCGAAATCACGAAGGCACTGATGAACCTCGGTCTGGTGCAGCTCAAGTTGCCGTCCCTGGTCGGCGTGGTCGCTGTCGAGAATACGGAGTCCCGGCACGTTCTGGAAAGAGCAGAATTTATCCTCGAGAGGAGCGGGATATATATCACGGCGACCAGGTTGTGA
- a CDS encoding DUF2721 domain-containing protein — protein sequence MESVVQLMPVTPSIDQLARIIGNVAAPAFLLGAVASFISVLISRINRVIDRAQFLHGLAEDDVPKAYLKADIPRLRRRATLLNRSLFCSILSAILTALIIIVAFISALFNIAHEYGVALLFIAALLTFSLSLLDLAREARIALHDNDLRA from the coding sequence ATGGAAAGTGTGGTCCAGTTGATGCCGGTTACGCCTTCGATCGACCAACTGGCGCGAATCATCGGCAACGTAGCCGCTCCGGCTTTTCTTTTGGGGGCGGTCGCGTCGTTCATCTCGGTGCTCATTTCCCGAATCAACCGGGTGATTGACCGGGCCCAGTTCCTTCACGGCCTCGCGGAAGATGATGTCCCGAAGGCCTACCTCAAGGCCGACATTCCCCGCCTGCGGCGCCGGGCCACCCTTCTGAACCGGTCGCTGTTTTGCTCCATCCTGTCGGCGATACTCACCGCTCTCATCATCATCGTTGCTTTCATCAGTGCACTTTTCAACATCGCCCACGAATATGGGGTGGCGCTGCTGTTCATCGCCGCGCTCCTGACGTTCAGCCTATCGCTCCTCGATTTGGCCCGCGAGGCGCGGATTGCTCTTCACGACAATGACCTGCGTGCATAG
- a CDS encoding DUF1254 domain-containing protein, producing the protein MKSFAGQERISLHRRDLITTAFGAGLGAVLAPTTSQAAGPLLRALGDLKGDVEEELAYVLALECYVYGFPLVMMDVTKAVMTATSKSEQYKAPVNQFGRMRTYVDPDFKDCVRISVSSLWAFSFIDLEKEPFVYSQPDTQGRYVVMQALNMWTDDFASAGRRTTGTGAGDFLIVGPKWNGVAPSGIKQTFRSTTRYASVLVQIACDSPKDFAAINKLQDQLQLTPLSAWGKPYTPPSNVPIDSSVDTTATPYDQVRLMTGEMFFKRLAATLKDNPPYADDTRIIDKLKRIGIEVGKDFDPSKVDPAVLRGINRAPAEVWYKLETGPYTAPTVNGWQNVLNIGRFGTDYTTRAFVAWFGLGALTADDAVYPSAFVDGDGKVLDGAAKYVLHLEKDQIFPSESGVWSISPYRENFYVRNAINRYGITSAMPLKYNPDGSLDIYIQAHSPGPEKEANWLPCPPSLPFNLSIRVYQPKAVLKDGTFKIPPVRRVRDS; encoded by the coding sequence ATGAAATCATTTGCCGGACAGGAAAGAATTTCACTTCATCGCCGCGACCTGATCACGACCGCATTCGGTGCAGGCCTCGGCGCCGTATTGGCACCGACCACCAGCCAGGCTGCCGGCCCCCTGCTGCGGGCACTGGGCGATCTGAAGGGCGACGTGGAAGAGGAACTGGCCTACGTCCTTGCGCTGGAATGCTACGTCTATGGCTTTCCTCTCGTCATGATGGACGTGACGAAAGCGGTAATGACCGCCACGTCCAAATCCGAACAGTACAAGGCGCCAGTCAATCAGTTCGGCAGGATGCGGACTTATGTCGACCCGGATTTCAAGGACTGCGTCCGCATCAGTGTCAGCTCCCTCTGGGCGTTCTCGTTTATCGACCTGGAGAAGGAGCCCTTCGTCTATTCGCAGCCCGATACCCAGGGGCGCTATGTAGTGATGCAGGCGCTCAACATGTGGACCGACGATTTTGCCTCGGCGGGCAGGCGGACCACGGGGACCGGTGCCGGCGACTTTCTCATCGTCGGACCGAAATGGAACGGCGTTGCGCCAAGCGGCATCAAGCAGACGTTCCGTTCGACGACCCGCTATGCATCCGTCCTGGTCCAGATCGCATGCGACAGCCCAAAGGACTTTGCCGCGATCAACAAGTTGCAGGATCAACTGCAACTCACCCCGCTCAGCGCCTGGGGCAAGCCCTATACGCCGCCTTCGAACGTTCCGATCGACAGCAGTGTAGACACTACGGCGACGCCCTATGACCAGGTGCGGCTGATGACCGGCGAGATGTTCTTCAAGCGCCTGGCGGCGACGCTCAAGGACAATCCGCCCTATGCGGACGACACCAGGATCATCGACAAGCTGAAGCGGATCGGCATCGAGGTCGGCAAGGACTTCGATCCGTCCAAGGTCGATCCGGCGGTCCTCCGCGGAATCAACAGGGCGCCGGCCGAGGTCTGGTACAAGCTGGAGACAGGGCCCTACACGGCTCCCACCGTGAACGGCTGGCAGAACGTCCTCAACATCGGGCGCTTCGGCACCGACTACACGACGCGGGCATTCGTCGCCTGGTTCGGACTTGGCGCGTTGACGGCAGATGACGCGGTCTATCCGAGCGCCTTCGTCGACGGCGACGGCAAGGTGCTGGACGGCGCGGCGAAATACGTTCTCCATCTTGAGAAGGATCAGATATTCCCGTCGGAAAGCGGCGTGTGGTCCATTTCACCCTATCGCGAGAATTTCTACGTCAGGAACGCGATCAATCGCTACGGAATAACTTCGGCGATGCCGCTCAAGTACAATCCGGATGGTTCACTGGACATCTACATTCAGGCGCATTCACCGGGGCCCGAGAAGGAAGCGAACTGGCTTCCTTGCCCACCGAGCCTTCCCTTCAACCTCAGCATCCGGGTCTATCAGCCAAAGGCTGTGCTGAAGGATGGCACGTTCAAGATCCCGCCCGTTCGTCGCGTTCGCGACAGCTGA